The DNA sequence CCTAGTTGTTTACTCTTCTTTTATGTGCTCCACCGTTTTAGTGGGTTCATCTGAGTGAGATGTAGGGTTATGTTTATATGTTTTGTTTGCGTCATGTCATTTCGTGTTTGTGTAAATGTAAAAGAAATAGTTAATTTTAAATTGATTCAGTAATGGGTGTTTAGATTCAAGCTCAAATAGTTACTGACGTTGATGGTAAACGAGTTTTGTATTGAGAACGAAAAATATAAACCTTAATAAACCCTAACACGTGGATACAAGATATGTAGTCAAGTCATTGCCTTTTTTTACTAGTTTACAATTCGTATTTAGAAGTATTTCGTTTTCGTGTTAGGTTAACaatcatttcatattttctaaactTATGTCAATTTTGGAGCCTTATTGTCTAGTCGTGTCAAAACCCTAGTGAAATGTGAATGATTCCAAAGGTTGTTGGACAATGTTTTGAAACGGGTACCTAATGGGGATCGCCAATGCTACACATTATGTAAGGTTTAGTAAAATTGTACAATTGGTGTCCTTAGAATAGTACGTGTTTTGTGATCTTCTTGAATTCAAGTTTGCTCAACAGAATCCCACCAGGACCAACTTGATGTTTGTAAGTTATGAGACAAGTACGGCTCTGAGTACCAAGTATAGCCAGTATGTATCAACTTTATGTCGCTCGTATATTATTGGTGTCTGTAGTTTTAGGTCTAACTAACCTACCTTCAAATGAATTTAAATTGCGGAGAAGAGAAGTCAAACTTAAGTGTATAAAAGGAATTACATCCGTTCTAACCAATGTGACTACAAACACATCTATTTGTCTAGCTTAACTTTAAGCTAAAGAAATATACAAGTCCTACTGTTGAAACTCAAGTTTTTTTATGTGTTACGAACAAAGTGGAGAGTCATTGTATCATACAACAATGTATAATAtatgtgggaccatgatttttcaAGGGTCGGAGTAAGGTGGATTGGAATACGCCTACCTCAGAAGTCCAACCATGAACTCAATAGTCTCCATTCCGGAGTTGACTAAATGGATCAATGATGCCACCATCATTCTATTCCGAAATCAGTGGGTGAAGTTCGTCGACTTCGCTGAGATAGACCATGCTTGTTGTGCAAGATTCGGGAACATAATCGAGCAACGAATCAACATGTTTCTTATAATCTTGGAGTCCTTACAATCTAAAGATTGCGTGCGCCACATGTAATCACACTCATAAGAGGTACAACATCTACTTACTAGATATTCTCTATGATTCTCCCAATTTAATAAGGATTCTACCGATTTAATAAGTTCTACTATCCTAAATGGTCATCTCCTCGACCGATATAAATACACCCTTATAGGGTTTACCTCTGGTTATGCAATCTCTGCATACTTATACTCTTGTCCACTGCTTGAGTCTCAATATTGCTTACTAACTTAACCATTGGTCGAAGAGCCTTTGACCGGCACACCCTCGGTCTTTGGCTTGCTCACGGTTGTATGTTCTTTTACAGGTTAATGAGTTTGGGCATCTCCACCACTCATGGTGGCGCATAAATTTGGTTCAACAATAGTGTCTTTCTGGATCATGTTTACCGATTAAATTTACTAAATTTCTTAAACGTATATTCGACCGTGAAATTCAATAATGTTAGTAAAGGATtaaaaaatgcatgttttgtgACACAAACAACACTGGTACACTAGTACATGAGTTACCCTTACGAATATAACATTGAGATTACTAATTAAACTTGTTTTTGTTGATGTGTGATTAAGCTTAAGCTTTGCCCAAGCTAACATACACGAACAATTTGTGCAAATATCTTCACATATATATTCAAGTGAATAGTACACTCCCAAGAGTGATTGTATCAGTTCCCTCACCCATGACTGTTGTCATTGCCATTTCTTTCTCTTGAATTCTTTCTAGCTCCGCCACAACCATCTCCATCTTCGGCCGCCTTTTTGCCGGAAAACTCATGCATTGCAGTGTCAGCCTGATCAAGTCCCTCATTCCCTCCGCGGTGAAGCTTCCAGCTAGCCTGCGGTCCACTAGGTTATTCGAACTCAGCCGCGATTCCACCTTCACAAAGTTCAAAATGTGATTCAGAAGACAAACAGTAGCCTTTAACTAGCATATGTATAGAGACATTGCAAAATTATGTGACCGCGTCTCTTAGAGAGCGGAGATTCACTCACACAGGTGAGTCTACGTTTAAAAGGGATGTGATCAACAATGTAGTCGATAAATAGGGTGCAAATAGTTTTATTTTATCGATGATTAGAGTGGTTGCTTGTTCATACCCATTGAAATAAGCTTTCATTTGATCCCAATGAGCCAATGTGCACGGCCTCCTGTCCAGTTAGAAGCTCCAAAGCGAAAACCCCGAAGCTGTACACATCACTCATTTCAGAGGTAACCCCGGATGCTCCAGCCCTATCACATGCATTGTTAGCTTCTGAATATGAATGAAAGCGCCAAAAGGAAAACCGAGTTCATTCAGAAGACATCGAATTACTCTGGATCTTCGAAAAAATTGACACTAGACGTGCTAGAAGGACCTGCTTCTTCTATCTTCTCTAGCAGTTTTGAGATTCCTGCATCTGCAACCTTAGCAATGAAGTTCTCATCAACCAACACATTGGCTGTTTTGAAGTTTTTATGTACTATGGGAGGCTTTAGGCCATGCAAGTGGGATAAACCTGCAAATTAGATACTTAAAAACTTCAACCATGGTTCTTAACTTCTTCGTTTCTTATGGAGTTCCCATTTGATCTTACCTCTCGCGGCGCCTAGAGCTATTGACAGCCTTTGCTTAAACTCAAGTTTAGTTGATGGCTCTGGTCTAGTATCTGCCACAAATTGAATAGCATCTGAAAAATGCTTATAAAACCAGTACTATGCACGCTCACGCGCACACATATGATCAGTGAAATTAGGTAAAAATAATTACCATATAGGTGACTAGAGATGCTGCCATTTGGTAAATACTCATAAACCAGTACTTGATATCCACTTTCCTGGCAGTAACCTAGAATTGTAACTAAATGTCGATGACGAATCTCCGACAAATATGTCACCTGTTGCAACATAATAACCTGTCACTTCCTCATGAAATTCTATAAGATTAAGCTCATAAATAGTTTTTCGCTTATGAACCCCCGACACCACCTTCATTTTCCGCTTAGCAAACGATTCATTAAGCAACTATATGTATACGAGATGCATTATGTAATGCTCATAAACATAGAGCAATAGACTTCTTATTTTTTCATGATCGGTTACCTCTGAGACAAAATCGTGTCTAGGAGCACCAGGCCGCCTTTTGATAGCCACAACAGTCCCATCACGCAGCAATCCTTTATAAACCAGGCCAAAGCTTCCATATCCCAGCAGATTGCTTTCATCAAAATGCTTGGTTGCCTGGTCTAACTCCTCCAATGTGAAGACCCTCGGCCCCTGTCGTGCCCCCGAGCTGGGCCCACCCCTGTTCCATTCCACTGACAATGTTGGGGCGCAAGGTATCAGAGTTGTTAACAACACTACAGCCATCAATTGACCAATGTAGCATAATTTTCTTTCGAAAAATGCAATATTCAGAACTACTCTAATCAACGGGAGGGGGGATTCAAATTCTGGTGCAAAGAGGCCAACACGCTGCCTGGCTAACTAACATACATTCACAGTTCATGTAAAAATAGAAGACAagaggagtttcacctaatgcAGATGGATCTGAGGAGCCTGTTTCAGAGGTCCTGTTCGAGAAACTCTTGCAATGAGCCCTGCAGAACCACACAAATGCGATGACGATTGCGAGCAAGGCAAGTGCCCCAGCAGCACCTCCAACAACAGCAGCAGATGGCTTTGGCATTTCAGCAAGTGGGAATCAAGCAACCAGCCATAGATGTGGCAATACAATAACTTATAGGACTTGCATATTATACTTTTACAGCCTTTGGCACCAGAAAAAtggaaatttgaatatatattgcTGTTGGTGGGGTTTTACTGCAGACGAAGAGCTGAGAAATGCTAACTGGCTGATCTCAAGAATCTACTTAGAAAACAAGAACTTTGGGAAGAATCAATGCTGCTAAAATCTAAACAAACAGATCAGAAAGACAACTCAtttgcttcttttttcttttttttaaagttgTGCCCCACTTTGTTTCAGCATCTCATCACAATGACGTTAGAGAAAACCCCATCACTGAAGAACATCTTGGTCCTTTCAAAACCCCCCTCCCATCCCCCACCCCAACTTTTCTCTATTTAAGTTGGGGTAGTGTTTTTTACGCTCTCATTTTCATCTTCTACATTTCTCCTTTTGTTTTATACGACGGTGAGAGAATGAAAGTGCGGAAATCACTTTGCTTAAATGTGATGAGGTAAAGGGGTGATTTATGAGACcaagtaggaaaaaaaaaacataaag is a window from the Malus domestica chromosome 16, GDT2T_hap1 genome containing:
- the LOC103403775 gene encoding proline-rich receptor-like protein kinase PERK1 isoform X2; its protein translation is MPKPSAAVVGGAAGALALLAIVIAFVWFCRAHCKSFSNRTSETGSSDPSALVEWNRGGPSSGARQGPRVFTLEELDQATKHFDESNLLGYGSFGLVYKGLLRDGTVVAIKRRPGAPRHDFVSEVTYLSEIRHRHLVTILGYCQESGYQVLVYEYLPNGSISSHLYDTRPEPSTKLEFKQRLSIALGAARGLSHLHGLKPPIVHKNFKTANVLVDENFIAKVADAGISKLLEKIEEAEANNACDRAGASGVTSEMSDVYSFGVFALELLTGQEAVHIGSLGSNESLFQWVESRLSSNNLVDRRLAGSFTAEGMRDLIRLTLQCMSFPAKRRPKMEMVVAELERIQEKEMAMTTVMGEGTDTITLGSVLFT
- the LOC103403775 gene encoding probable receptor-like protein kinase At2g39360 isoform X1 gives rise to the protein MPKPSAAVVGGAAGALALLAIVIAFVWFCRAHCKSFSNRTSETGSSDPSALVEWNRGGPSSGARQGPRVFTLEELDQATKHFDESNLLGYGSFGLVYKGLLRDGTVVAIKRRPGAPRHDFVSEVTYLSEIRHRHLVTILGYCQESGYQVLVYEYLPNGSISSHLYDTRPEPSTKLEFKQRLSIALGAARGLSHLHGLKPPIVHKNFKTANVLVDENFIAKVADAGISKLLEKIEEAGPSSTSSVNFFEDPEAGASGVTSEMSDVYSFGVFALELLTGQEAVHIGSLGSNESLFQWVESRLSSNNLVDRRLAGSFTAEGMRDLIRLTLQCMSFPAKRRPKMEMVVAELERIQEKEMAMTTVMGEGTDTITLGSVLFT